The nucleotide window CGCTATTGTATTGCACCAAGCGGGCGGTGCGTAGAGTGGCGCGTCTGTTCTAGTGACGTTGCACATTTCGGATGTCAAGTCTAGCAGCACGGTGCGAGACGGTGCGTTGGAAATCGTGTTCGAGTCCAATTCATGCAAATATCTCTTTGTGATTTAGTATAATCAGGCATGAGAGCGCATTAGCGTTGTAAATTAACATTCAAaacattatcatttaaatattgttcTTTGAtggttataaattataatactttatGTTTGGTTGTATCGAAACAAcagacataataaattaaactctttcacattacataatataaaaaaatatgttatgcaAAAAATTACTTAGTACTATGAGAATTCGATCAATGACACCAGCCATCCATCAAAATGCGCACACAATACTGATGGGAAGTTTTAATGATAAAGAAAGCATACAACGAGAACAAAAAGACTCACTAGAATGCAATTTAATTAACACCTGTAGCACAAAttagtaaatatttcaaatgatttgataaaagaaacttaaaatgttttgtagGAAAAGTATGGTTATGTGTCCCAAGGCGGTCGTTAGCAGACGTCGGTCGGCTACGTCACGCGTGTGTCAACACCAACAGCTGCACATAGATAAGTTAAAGTACCGCGCGTAATTTACTTAAACCGGCAGTGCTAAATGGCCGAACCGCCGAACGTCCACTAGGTTCCTGACTACTCGAATATGCATACCATGAACACAAGGTACATTCGTAAGAGGAAAATTCCTTTTCCTTGATAAATAATCTTCTATGTAAGTTTAATTTGTTGCTCCTTAAAGATCTTTAATGGAAGTTTATGAATGTACCTTTTTAATACTCTGAAACTTGATCATCTCTTAGTTGTACGACTACATGTAAATTAAAAGTGACATGATCTCTCAGTGGTGTTAAACTGCATTATCAAGTATGCAAATGACAAATAATTATGCATAAACCTTGTTGAtcataattatgaaattataataagttAAGGTATTTCTGAGATGTTGCACCTATTTTGTAATGGATAGTCAattatgtacttttcatttgttGTTACTGGGCAATTGAAATCAGGGTAAAAtgaatattacattattttgtacttaaaaataaactttgtactaaaaataagttaaatttaaaatgagaaCATCAACATATCCAAATATAAAGTAATATGTAGTTACATTTTGtgatattattgtttgtttacatattgcTATACTAATATGCAAAGTTCATTCAACTCAAGATTGACACTACTCTTGTTAAACTCCTTATGATAATTGTGAGAAATCACTATTTCCAAAAATGTTAACCTATTAAGTACTCAAGATATGAAGTATATTAAGAACTATGTCATGCAATTGTTGATATGTACatacttattatgtttataCTGAATCACATGTTAAACTTTTACAACCATATCTTGCTGTTATCTGTTTCTTGTTTATAGTcataaatgaaacaaaaatatctaaaattacTAATATTTCATGAAGAAAATACGACTTCCATACCATGTTAGTTAAATTAGTATTTTGAAGATGTATCTTTTTCATAGTGCAATCAAAATATTGAACTTCCTATCTATAGCATCCTGGACTGAATTTATTGAGTTtatagtatataaaatatataaaaacaaagcaACAAAAGAACAATGGATATAATAACCTTTAAGAATTATACACATTGTAGTAAAACAggacaaaaaatacaattttacatttaaataaacaaaggtTAGGGATATTAAACataaagtacataatttatGATAATTAAATTTGAGCTTTGTTACTGGCAAACAGAATAGTGAATCAGCCAGTGTTTAGACAATATAGGTAAAGAAAATGAAATAGGTTAGAAGTCAACAATTCCTTTTAAGGTTGTGATGGAATCAAAACTTAGTGAATCAAGTTACTGAGTACAACCCTACATAAAGTGCTCAATATTTCATAAATCAAAGTATAAACCAGTAGTTTTTATATAGGAAACATGGGCTACATACCAGCTGCTTGGAGCAGAGCCTCGAGACGTGCCTCCATCTCTGGGTCAACTGCCCGCTCCGGGTCATCGTGGGACAGCAGGAACTTGGATGGCTCTGCACCACCACCTTCTTCTTCCATCTCCGTCTGTTTCACAATAACACCCATCAGTTAATCGTCTATCACATTCAGACTCATTTAAGGCTTGTGtgattttacatttattataaacaacAATAATCTTATTTGAAACATTTCACAGTTAAAAATAAGGGtgcttaatatttttctattgaaATATTGTGATGTGAAGCTTAAATTCAGTAAGCAAGTTATTGCTTTTATAACACTTACATTTTATAACACAAATAAGCAGTATAGGTTAGTTTTAGTATTTTAGATCATTCCACTAGAGGTTTAGCAGAGGTTTAATATTGAACCATTTAAAGACATGTATAGGTTACAGATTAGTAATGTTAACTAAGATTGGAAATATTGAGATTCAGATAAATAGTATGTTAGAATCACAAGGACCATTCAacataaagaaaacaaatatgTGGTAATTGTCCATAGCACACACATTATGCAGGTTAACGGTAAGAGTCACTCAAACTGCAACAGCAATTGTTGTTGGTGAAGCTCTGGGCACTCAGTAATGTAGTCTTCGACTTACCAACAGGTCTGGCCTGCTAAGGCACAAACAAGCCAGCAAGATCTATAACACCAACGAGAAACATGTGAGATGTACTGACAATGTGGTGCATAAGGACGGCTACACAGCTAATCATTACTGTCAATGGTCCTTGCAATTCACCAATAACCGTAATTTTTGCGCGAATATCAATAGACGTTTTGCACGACTTGGTCATTCGTGACGACATAAAACATTCCATGATCGACAATATTTGTGACGAAtccaatagaaaattatataattcgCACTTTCATAGTAAAATAACGTCATGAAAATCCATTATTCAGAGATTTACATCGACTGAATGCATGTGATCCGAGAAACATGGCCACCGCACATCAAACCCTATCCAAAACACAAATAGACAATGAAAACTCTCTTACGGCGGATTAGCCCATATACATCGTAGAATTACAAAGAATCAATTGAATACTGTCTAGGAACGGCTGGCATAAATAATTTCATGCATTACTCAGTAGTACGTATGTACTTATGACTTTCTGACGTTTTACGGAATATTTGGCAAGCGACGTACTCTATTCAGAATGTAAAATAGATTAGTCCGTTTTAGCGTGCTACGCACGATTTCAAGCAAATATTGCTGCTAGAAGAGTGGTTTCGGTAATAGAAGAAACTGTACGGTTAGAGCAGACATGTACAAGATGTCCCTTGCAGTATTTAGAGCGGTACAGATAATCACATTCCCTCACTGCCACCGCCTCTGTCGAAAACAAAACACGTTTTACCTCGGACACAGAGTCATCCTCGCTTTCCGAAGAGTCCGTCATGTATTTGGCAGGCGCTCCTGAATACGTTTCGGTTTCAGATTTGGCCGGACTCGAAGCCGAACTTTGAGGAGTGGACGATTTTACCACATCAAGTTGCACATTCACCTTATCGATATTTCGGTTTTCAGACTGTCCAACATTCTGCATCTTTGTCCTAATCCAATATAACTTAATTAGTCTTTTAGTATCAACACTTTTTCTACGAAATTAACACGATCTTATATTACCAAACAAAATTTATTTCGTCATTTAGCCAGGTTGATACCCGCCATGTCTACTACTATGGCGAGGTTCCCGGATGCTTCAAGTAGGCTAACCAATTATCTCCCTCTGGTGtagtaattttgaacttttcGTGATGCCATCTACCACCAAAAATGCGAATTTCAACAAATAGacaatatatttactttttaaaggACTGTGCATGAATGTAAACAGCCAGTTAAAATACTTTCATAATTATTTCTAGGGCAGTAAATGAGATAAAATGGAGTTTGATACGATTTTACGGTCtcatatttcataaaaagttATTGTATTAAGCAGTACTGTTCAATTTAGCCAAGCTCCTTCATAATATGAAATGGCTGATCAATCCATAGACAAGTTTTGaaaagattttgataaaataaatctgttttAGAAATTGTGAGATTTTTCaagttttattcaataaaaaatcaaattaacatGTATCCATGtgcttttgtaataattttggaGCGTGTAACACCCTATTTTATCTTAGCAATGGCAACTATTTTTTGCTCACCAATCAATGATGAGCTGGGTCTGAGTTGATTTTCTATTCGGCCAATAATAATGCGACTGACATTTTGACATAAATCAAATGTTACCATGTTGAACAATACTGATCTTTCCGGCTTTCCGCGTGAATAATGCTAACTAAATTATGTATTGTCTGTGaagttttatttctaatttgCAACATAAAATGTTGCCAAGTACACAAAACCAatgaaaatctttaaaaacaagaaaaatgaatgaaaatactGGAGTAAGAAATATTTTCCTGAAAGAAAtggtttcttatttattttgccGGCTGAAATGTTGAGATTGAGGAGTTATACGTGATGTGCCATGTTTTATACTTATTTGTGTAAgattaaattgtaaaatgatGGTTTCTAAATTGAATTGTAGCTGTGAATTATtgtgtttttgaatttaaaatgtttgtggACGTTTTCCGTGATGtgattttggaaataaattaagCAGAATGGCGCGAGACGGTGACTTGCCAACTATTTTCAACCCTAAGAGAGTGCGCGCTCCTTCTGTGATAATTACGAGCGAGGAAGTGGTAGAGAGTGAACGAGGTGGTGGTGATGGGGATAGGGATCGTCCGAATGGTCCCCCGACGCCGCTGAGTCCTCGGGCGCCTCTGACTCCGCAGGCATCGGTGTGCTCGGCTCCGCCGCTGACTACTCAGCCGTCGCTGCAGCAGGCCTATAGTGAGTCCGCTGCTAGCAGCCAGGATGAGGAGCGGCAGCTGCGTGACAAGAAATGCCCTCGATCTTGTTGCTCAAAATTTGCTAAGAAGGTAAGTTAGGATTTCTctatgatataataaaatattgcatacTTTTGAACAGTTCTTGCAGaaaattgcattattttatGGTGGATTATAGAGTTTTCATTCCAGCCAGTTTGTCATACTACTTCACTGTGCTGTTGAATTAACTTGTGTTTTAAGTACAATATCATCATGATACTGTATAGCAAACCACTATTTTAGTATGGGTCAAACGGAAATCATCCCATCAGCTCTAAgacaaatcaaaaataattaatttctcaCATCTTTTACAgaatttttccaataaaaactCCTTGTTTCAGATATACTATGGTATTTGTGTAATGCTAACATTGACTGCCAGCTGGGTGACGTCCACCCACTGTATAAAACACATGTACCTCGAGGAATATCCACCAACCACCCATGGCATGGTATACACCACAGAGTCGTCCCCTATGGTCAATAACTTTACTAAGCCACATAACAATGTAAGAaatgttttttaaagaatttttgaGGTATCACATAGCTGTAGTTTACCCTTTAGCTTAGATCTTATAAACTAAATGGATTATGCAAGTTAGGTCAGGTAGAATTTTAACTAGTTTCAATTGGGTTACTGTTTTATCTAAACCTGCTAAAGAAGACCCTGCGTATGAGTTGAGTAGGGctctataaaaaacaaaacacatctGTATATTTTCCTCTTTTTTCAGCATCTGTACAACGCACCATTCTTTACGGCTTGGTTTTGCACCAACTGGTTGATATTCTTTTACCCACTCTACCTGATAGTAATGCTCATACACAACAAGTGTAAATCTGCCAATGATATTGTGTTTGATGCCTTCAGTGATTTTAAGGAGAAGGGGTTCACTTTTGGTGAGTATAATTCCTGTTCTACCAGCAATAGTTTTCACATGCAGCATCAGAGAAAATAATCAGGGCTTAAAGCAAACAAAATAGATTTCACACACATTTTATTCTTTTGCCAAAATGTAGGGTCTTAAATTTCAAAAAGTTATCcagataagtatttatttatggttCCAAAAGCCAAAAGCCACATAAGGCAAATTCATGCCAAATATAAATTGCGGTTTTCCGCTTTTTTACTCAGAAGTGCGTCAAAAATGTTTTTcgtgaaaattaaataacacgAGAATTCGTGCAAGCGTGGGCTCTATCTATaatacatgatgatgatgtcctcctagccgattatcggctacggcggctgttctcatgtaaggagattagccaactgcgcaggacatattatagtgaacaagcatttgcgcagacacaggtgcactccctattccttcactctcatagcccgatgggacggcaatccgacacgaccggagagagatcaggcgcaggaccgacatttacgtgctctccgatgcacgggtgtatcaatcaccaacttccaggctccgggctgctttgtgaaagtcttctaaaacccacaaagcgatttcggcccgactcgggaatcgaacccgagacctcgtgctcagcagccgcacttgcgacaactagaccaacgaggcagtaacaagtataatacatatatagttaccggcacggatattgagctctcggcggaagagtgggtacgctttgcgcactgtacacataaggcaataaaccaataaatcgcttctgcgcaggtgaaggtcatggctcgatatccgtgccgataactatacctatgtaaaagTGTGATCGAAATCAAAAACTCCTTTTTTATGAAAGTATTCTAGTCTAGATTTGGTAACCCTGCCAAGCATACTTCGGCGAGATTAGTAATTATCCACACAGGGCACGATATAGTAAAAACAATGTTCTCCCAAACAGCACGATTCATAAGCCGATGCGGTCTATTCTGCCTGCTATGGACGGTCACCATCTACATGTACACCTATGCACTGAAGATCTTACTGTCCACTGACGTGATGGCACTGTTCGCCACTAACGTATCATGCATCTACCTTCTCTCGTGGGTCATACTACACGAACAGTTTGTGGGAGTCAGGGTGAGTATTCGAAATAAGGTTTTATATCTTGCGTGTGGCCATCAGGTCCCGTAATAGGTGCGGACTTGAAAATAGCCTTAGATCTCGTTGCGATTGGGTCAAGGACTGAATTACCAGTCAGGGTTTGATTCCCTAAAATTTTGCCATTATTACTGATCTTGTATTAGTTCTGGTAGAAGGCTAGGTATGTTCTGAGAAACATTTTCATGATCTATGCATAGGTCAGGTATAAAGGAAAATGCATAGAGAGAGCAGCTGGCATCAATTCTTCCAAGGGGTATGAATAGCACTAAAAAAACCCTGTTATTTAGGCTATGTTATGTACAGATACAGAGACAGACATTCCTGCACCCGAGCAATTAGTTCTACATAATATTACCCCGGCCCCAAGGCCTCAGGTGTGGTCGCGTGTGTCCGAATTTACTAATGCTCGCTACGGCCGGAAATAGCGCCGTTTTGTTTTTAActcatactttatttttataatcttgaATCGCAGTCACGAATAGGCCTCAGGGCTCGTGTCGCTCGTTCTCTGACTAGAGGTTAATTGATATCAATTAAGTTTATCACGAAACTTTGAAGTCTACAATTACTGGCAACAAGAAGTTTGAAACAAGTGAAAGGCGacggttattattttaaatgtcgcTACTCCAATTTATTTAAGTAGACTTCTAGACTTGCTTCTCTATACTtaagtatatatataatttagaaATTGTATAATTGATTAGTCCTTTTATGCCAAACAAATGACAGAAACACTTATTGGATATTGGCAGGGCCACAGGTAGAGGTCTTAATATTTAATGCGGGCAAAATTCTCTGAAACACAGTCGATATGTGACGCGATCGAAGTTGTGGACATATCTACAGATTTGTATCGTATTTTAGATCGTAGCCGCGATACTATGCGACACGGGTATCGCTCTCTTGGCGTATATGGATGGCATTACAGGCAGCTCAACTCTTGGGGGCGTGGTCCTAGCTGCCTGTGCGGCCGCTGGCTTCGCTATATTCAGAGTAAGTATGACTTCGCATTATGTTTTACGACTTATCACAGTTTCAGTCTAATCCTGTCTTCCTGAGGGAGTTATTGGCCTTCCAACTATATTTGAAGCTTTCTCAGTGGTTGCGGTGTATAATGAAGATATAGAATACGCATGCGGCATTATTTTCACCTTTACGATTCTTGCAAGGACTTCTTAAATTTTCGGCTGTAGGAATATGCTTTCGTTTCTTTTTGCACCATAGCGAGTTGTAAATGAAGTTAAATGATGGCAAAAGTGTATAAATGGATGTAACcactacataaaataatccCTTAATCGCATTTGACGTCACGGAATGTAATTTTCTTCTTAGTGGTCTTCAATGCTCTTGTATATGATTAGAGATGGGAAAATAAACAGCTTATTCCGAAAATCTTGAAGATTGTAACTGAAAAACTGTGAGAACTATGCTCATgttaacttttatgaaatttaGACTACCACCAATAATATGACCCACGAGGCAAGTTTGACTAGCTGTTATCTAATTTTGGTACGAAAGATAGACAAAGTTTTTATAGCTGAGCTGAAATTGTGTAGGATAATAGTTTTTCCGGAAAACTGAAGGCGTTTCTAATTTCAACGTGTGAACAGGCAAACGGATAAAGCAATTTGAAaactatgttttcttttatCGAAAGCTCGTGTACTTATCGATGTTTTAAATGTACGGATCGGTCAGAATATTTAATGAGAAAGGAGCGTTAAAGCCTGAGCGCTTGTTCACAAAATGATTAGCAGGTTGCGTGGCCAACAAATCTAattttaaggcgaggaagtggtcaacaataattccataaccggcacgcgcatctaaggcgccaaaaggggtcggagcgtctgagcggggcgaggataacaatacgcgcgctagcttataactaaaagtcgtaagcgacaaaatggttttgtaattttaatatttagaaatgataatttaataaaaattcctactaccattttaaagagtatgtat belongs to Helicoverpa zea isolate HzStark_Cry1AcR chromosome 11, ilHelZeax1.1, whole genome shotgun sequence and includes:
- the LOC124634337 gene encoding putative thiamine transporter SLC35F3 encodes the protein MARDGDLPTIFNPKRVRAPSVIITSEEVVESERGGGDGDRDRPNGPPTPLSPRAPLTPQASVCSAPPLTTQPSLQQAYSESAASSQDEERQLRDKKCPRSCCSKFAKKIYYGICVMLTLTASWVTSTHCIKHMYLEEYPPTTHGMVYTTESSPMVNNFTKPHNNHLYNAPFFTAWFCTNWLIFFYPLYLIVMLIHNKCKSANDIVFDAFSDFKEKGFTFARFISRCGLFCLLWTVTIYMYTYALKILLSTDVMALFATNVSCIYLLSWVILHEQFVGVRIVAAILCDTGIALLAYMDGITGSSTLGGVVLAACAAAGFAIFRVLFRKVMGDVNSGQRALFFSILGIVNASLLWPLCLALYLTGSEMLPSHRMPWIYLLVASIALLIFHLVFQFGNIITYNIFVSLALITAVPVSAALDVVLYGVQFEGMNLAGLILIGVGFFLVMFPDNWPDYIMRLLRWSRSRKRGTNGTGRNRDAMDYRTGYIRSHLRSPSGRVR